The genomic region actccagtattcttgccagaagaatcccatggacagaggagcctggcgggctacggtccataggattgcaaagagtcggatacaactgagcgactgaacaacagcaaagtgtGTTTAGGGGCAGTGTCGGGTCTGTCTCATtttataaagttttcttttaCTCTCAGAGAATAAAACCGTAACAAATAGTGTAGTATCTTCATTTATCTCCTCCTGAAGACCAGGTTCAAACATTAAAACATTAGAAATAGATTTAGACTTTCAAGAGAATGTGTGTTTGGTTTTTACCCATAAAATTCACATACACGCAGAAGTACAGCATTGGAAGCAGGTTTTCATTGTGTAATTTTTGGATTAAATCATGGTGATGATCTTCAGATTGTCATTCTTAATTTCCCACTCCACCCATCTCATTCACCTGCCATTACTGGTATCAGAGTATATAGCAGAAAGGGAATAGTAATGCTGAGTCCTAAAATAAGTGGAAGCCACGCAACATTATTGGAATGATTAATGAAAAACTGTACTGCACTAGTGGGTGTTATAGTCCAGCTGATCAGCTCATGTTATAGTACTGGCCAATAGAATCTGTGGTCTCCATGCCCCACCCAAAGTTgacagctggggtgggggaatgccaaggtttttttttttttggccacaccacgtggcatgcaggatcttatttctTTGACCAGTGATTAAACCTTAGTCCCTTGTAGTAGACGTGCagaatcttcaccactggaccaccagggaagccccccatgacattttaaaaatattatttcttaagtAGAAATTCTTTCTTCCTATCTTTGTAtatgaaataaaactttttcCTCCGAAATTCAGACAGTGGAAGATAATAATGATTCCTGTAATTATAATAGAGTTGGTGATAATAATATAAtggccactttttttttaatgtctctcggtaataatgatgataaaatcttgtgtgttagtcgctcagttgtatccagctctttgcgatcccatgggctgtagcccaccaggctcttctgtctgtggatttctccaggcaagaatactggagtgggttgccatttccttctccaggggatcttcctgacccagggattgaactcaaggctcctgcgttgcaggtggattctttaccatctgagccaccagggaagccccgaataaaatcttactttttatcaaatatttgtttGCTCAGTACTGAACTAGGTGTTTAAATGTGTTATCCAATTTAATCCTTGTAAGAAACCTAatgaaataagcatttttttaagatgaggaaaatgaaacagtgaaTGTAGTAAtctgcccaagttcacacagctttAGTTTTGTTTGCTCTAAAGCTTATCTCATAAGTAGCAATAGAAGGGTTCTGAGTTCTATGCTTAGAGCAACTAGATTATTACATATAAGGATCCTTTTGGAAGACATAGTCTCCTCAAGGCTTgattgaaaaaaagtgaaaaaagtgttagtcgctcagttgtgtccaactctttgtgaccacgtagactgtagccttctaggctcctgtgtccatggagttctccaggcaagaatactggagtgggttgctatgccgttctccagggcatcttcccgactcagggattgaacccaagtctccaacacggcaggcagattctttacccctgaaccaccagagaaagagatggtttgTGTTCTCAGCAAATCCCCTGAGGAGGATGTCCGCTGTCCTTCCTTTTTCCTGCTACCAACTTTGTTCTGCACATGTTGATTTGTAGGATCCTTGGGGAAAGGCTTTGGGTACAgaactgatttatttttcctcttaagaGTAAATGAATATTTTGAGTGAAGAATATGGAATATTCTTAGAAAAAGGGAGATAAATTGTTCAAGTTTTTTTCCTAAAATCTAGTGTGTGAAGAAAACAAATCCAGAGAGTATGATGCCTGAAGCCTGGGGTTTGTGTTTTGCATATTTTAGCAATGGAAATGGCATGGCTCTATCTTTTCTAGtgaggctggctggctggctgaccTGGCTCTCCCTCCCTTTGGGATGGCCTCCCTGCTCTGGGTTAGCATAAACCAGAAGGCTTACAGTGGGTGTTTTTCCCTTACATGGTTTATCATCAGCATCAAGTGAtttgcaatttatttttcctcaaaTACCCTTCACTAATTCTTTAGAGCATAAAATGCTAATGTGAATATTAAATTTATGTAGCTCTTGCATGTCCTGTTTAAATACTTTTCTAAATAAGCAGAACCATATTTGTGCAAAGTAGCATgcacaaaggcaaaggagagactACATTTTAGAGGCCATGCACAGTAAGCTCGGGCCGGTGGTCAGATTAACCGCTGTGTTCTCACATTCCGAATAGTCCTCTTGTTCCCAAATGAAAGTTAACTTATTCATTTACTGATTCAACAGATTATTTGTTGAGAGCCTGCTATTACCTGGCAGTATTCTAGGCACTGAAGATACTATAAATGAACCAACAATCCAAGTCCCTGGTCTCACGCAGCTTATATTCTGGTGGGGGAGGCAGATGGAAATAAAGTAAACATCGTATTTCATAGAATCTAAATTGTCATCAACTATAAGATGTACTGTTATTTTATATACCaccaagaaaggaaagaatacccAAGAGAGGCTAATAAAgagacccccccacacacacatgaaacTGGGACCCCAAAAACCTGCACCTTCAGTGAGAAGAGAAACAAGGAAAGAGATCGTTCCACAGAGAAAAGGACCTGAGGGCAGCTTGAATGTCTCAGCCTTGGCGCTGAGCGAGGGGGGTGAAGAACACCTCCCCTGAGAATGTGAGCCAGAAGTCTGTCGTCTGAACTCACTCTGCCAGTGTGACCTAAACAAAACTCTTAGACACAACTCAGTTCAAGCCGCCTCAGTTGGTGGCATTCCCAGGCCCTGGCAGAAGCAAATGTATATCCCCTGAGGAGGGATTCCGTGTCATTCCAGGCCCCAGACAGTTTTAAGACAGCAGCAGTTTTTAGGACATCCTGTATATCAGCTGTATTacagtcagaaaacaaaaatatgtctTGCAATCAACAAAAATATAGTACATAATATGTCAAGTAGTCATAAGTGCAGTGTAGAAAAATGAAGCAGTGTAAGGGTGTACAGAGTGATGGGCCAGGGAGAGGAAGCATCCCCAAAAGTGATGGATGagcagaagggaggaaggaaggaagcaggccCTGAGGAACTGGGGGAGGAGTATTCCAGCCTGAGgccctgttgttgtttttgtttagtcgctaagtcgtctgacccttcatgatcccatggactgtggctggccaggctcctctgtccatggggttctccaggcaagaatactggagtggttagccatttccttccccaggggatcttcccgacccagggatcgaacccacatctcccgcattggcaggtggaggcCATAGCACACCCCAATCCCTTAGGTGAGGGAGAGTTGAGGTGTTTGAGGACTCAAGAGAGTGAAGCGGCCATTGTGACTGGAGTGGACTGGGGAAGGCAAGAGATCATTCTAGGAGATAAAGTCAGAGTGCAGAAGGCCTTAGGGTTCCACGGGACAGGCTTGGCTGTAGAGGCTGTGcgtgcagagagagaaagacccagtccctGCCATCAAGCTCACCTCCTAATAGAGGAGACAGTTAACAAGTAGTGTTAAGGAACCAAAATGGACTCTGATTTCTGGGTTTAAGAGAATAGACTAGACTCACAGCCTAGAACAATTTATACTTTACACATGATAATCAACCGCAGCTCTGATCTTCATAGTGACTGCCTCTTGTTTGTTCTGAGGTAAATTGCAGTGACTTAGATATTCTAAACGATGGCTGTTTTATCTGAAGAAGAACTGATTTATAAACTAGGagtgatttttcttatttatgttcagaaagaaagaagaaaaactaatgaACTCCAAAGTAAACGCTCTGTTTCCCCAGGCAGTTTATAGTGTTGGTTCCTAGTCATTCACTCAGCCTTTCTGAGGACATGGCAATACCCTAAAGCAACAGCTCTCAAAGCTTTACACTCTTAGAAATTACTGAGGACCTTAAAGAGTTTTTATTTATGTGACTTATATCTATCAATGTTCACCATACtagaaattaaaactgcaaaatttaaaaaaagtttattcattcatttaaaataacaataaggaACTCATTACATGTTACTATAAATAACTTGTCTTTAATGAAAAACAACTTGTTTCCGAAGAAAAATAGTTTAGTGAGAAGACAGACGCTGTAAATCTCTTTAATGTCCGCGTTAACGAAAGACAGTTGGATTCTCAGatctgcttctgcattcattCTGTTGTGATATCATATGTCAGGTAGTGTCTGGAAAATGCTTAACAAGATGAAAAAAGGCAaacaatattttagaatttttatgaaAAGGGTTTGACTTCACAGACTGCCCTGAAAGAGGAGTCTTAAGGATGCCACCAGTCCCCAGACCGCACTTTGATAACTGCTTCTCTAAAGACTCCACCCCACAATTTGATGGCAACAGATTTTCAAGAGGCCTGGGATATTGCACTACAGCCCTGGCATTTAACTCCATTTTCTAGTCTCTCCGAAGCCAGAAGAAATGCAGGAGAGAATACGTTATTATTCCCTTGCTTCTTTAAAATTAGCTATTGTAATAGTTGTATTTGAAGTCATTGGGAGAGTAgattaatatgctttttaaaaaagtgggcttccctggtggctcggtggtaaagaatctgagtgccagtgcaggagacacgggctcgattcctgatctgggaaaatcccacgtgcctcggagcagctaagcccctgtgccacagctattgagcttgcgctctagagcccaggagccccaactgctgagcccacgagCAGCAACCACTGAAGGCCTtgcgccctggagcccgtgctccacaatgagaagccacctTAATGAGAGgcctacacaccacaactagagaagagcgcctgctctccacagctagagaaaagcccgcacagcaacgaagacccagcacaaccaaaaataaatttaaaaaagaagtataaaggatcatacttttttaaaaaaaaaaaaggaaaaaaagtggtTGCCTTGTTTGTATCACCCAGTGAACTGGGCGGGCGCTGGATGTCGGTGATAGGATGTGAATGGAAACACGGAACTGCTCCTGGGAtagcaggggtgggggcggggggcgctgcCTTGCTAATCAGTCTGCACTTCCTTTCTATTGTGATCAGTCGGGCTTAGGCGGGGCCTCCTCCATTTACTTCTAAGGGCAGCTTTCTGTGCAGAACAGGACTGGGATTCCAGCCCCTCTTTTGTTGAAATTCTGCTTGGAGCAAATGGCATGGGTCCCAGAGTGGGGAATAAAAACCAGACCTGCAGTCCATCTCAGACAACTGAGCCGTGTGTTTTACTATGGTTCTCGGGTCCTGGGACCTGGCGTTGTCAGTGCTGGGTCCTCACATGATATCACTGCTTCACTGTGGGCCATTTCAGCCCAGGGCATTGGTCAGCTGAAATGACAGTGGACCTAACTGCCAGAGGAAAGCAGGGGTTGGGGGTGCCCtttgaagactttttttctttctgagattCTCCAGGACTACTGTACCTTTTAGAAGAGTCCTTgaggggaattccttggcagtccagtggttaggtctccattcatgttgttactgccaaggacctgggttcaatctctggtcggagaactaagattccagaaGCCacatagcatggccaaaaaaaaaaaaagagtccatgaATTGACATGCTGTCTTCTTCTGGGAGGTCACAGATGGTGTCTCCAGTGACAGAGGATGCCACAGAAGATAAGCGGAAGGCAGCCGGTGCCGAGGAGGCTCAGGCCTCGGTGGAACAGGAATTGCTGTCTGCAGACCAGACCCAGATCCTCAGCAAGGTTGGGAgcacattctttctctctctctgaaaagCACACGTTTGGACGCCTTTGGATAGATTGGAATTAGAAAGCAGTGTCATCTCACGTTTAGTTATGTGGGGAACAATCATGTGTATCATTCCCAGGCCCATCACTGAACTAGCACCCGGTAAGCatctgttaaaaaaatgaagggtTATAATGAATGTTCACATGCTCTCTAAAATCCTCTCCATCTGAGGAGCCCTTAACCATTGGATTATGTATTAGTCTCAGTTTTCTTGTGGTAGATCTACGTGGGATTTATGGTAAAGGTTCCATAGAAGTGGTACTGAGAGCGGTGGTCTCCCTGCCTTGGAGGGAAGGGTTGTTTGTATCATTACTAACATATACATtatgtataatgtatacatatatacagaatgcattatgtatcatatatacatattaacaCATACAGAATAACAAATGGTGTTGGTGTCAGTAAAGACAATGCCAGGCATAATTACATTTGTATAATGCTTTATAGTTTACAAAGCGTTTTTATCCAACAACATTTCATTTACCCCTGAGAACAACCCAGTGAGATAGGTACTATTATGtcgccattttacagatgaggaaactgtggttAAGAGCTGTTATTGACTTTACTAAGTCCATGCAGCTAATAAGTTGCAAGCTAAATCTTTGTTTAACCTTCTGGAAAAGGAAGGACTCATTTAAGGAAGTTAGTCAAAGTCTGGTTTAACTCAGTTAATAGTGGTGATAAGAGCTGAAGGACTCTCTAGAAACAGATACTATGAGAATATAATCTGGGAGGATTACAGCATTCAtgtattcattgattcatttatttcttgcAAATATCATTCTGACTCCTTGACTGGAGTCACTGATGTGAGCTGTCTCACTGTTGGGTGCTCCGTGTTGGCAGTCGGTGTGCACTTCTCCTTGAGTTGCCTGCCAACTGCTTGGAGAAGGAGCAGAAGATTAAGGCACGATGGTGTGAAATAGGGGAATGCTAATCTGAGTGATGTGAAGTGAAACCCACTAGGGAGAGGCCACTGGCTCCTGCTCTGGGTCACTGAGGGCTGGGAGTATCGATTGACATTTGCACTCTTCTGTGCAAGTCATATATCTGGCAATGGGTATGCTTAAATGCAAATCCTGGGGCTGGTCTAAGGTGAGCTTGTGATTATTTATAGAACATTGTTGGTGGATGAGACAGCCTATGTTGGGTGAGACATCCAAGGTGTGCCACGGGTGAGAGACAGGGGGACAGAGGGAGCCAGAGAGTAGGAGCCAGGTTCTCTCTCTGCAGTACTTTGGTGGACTGATTGACAGCGATCTGGAAATAACCTCTGGATGGAAATTGTAGCAGGAGGACGTGCGGCTGAGTGAAGGCCCAGACGCACGAGCTGTCCTGAGAGGAGCTGTGGGGAGGGTCTGTGCAGGCGTGGCCAAGAAACACCGTGGATGGGAAAGTCAGTAGCAAACCTTGAGGATGTTTGTGCGCCAGGTttttatgaagagtctgaagtggGAAAGTAGCAAAAAGCTGGAGAGAACATTTCATGTTCTCTAAATTAGGGAACATGTTGGTGGCATGAAAATAAAAGTGGGTAGAGTTTATTACAACCTGTGGctggaggagagaaaaggaacGTCGACCAACGGGAGTCAGGAGATTTGTGAGTCGGGAGAGTGGAGGTAATAATAATAAGGCAGGGCTGGCAGGCTTCAGTTGGAAAGAGGCTAATAGGAACCTGCCTTTGAATATGTCCTGTGACCAGAACTCTCTTGTGCAGATGGCCAAGTACCACGGCCCACAAAGGTCTGGGGACATTGTGATGATCCAGTCTGAGCACACAGGAGCTGTTGATATTCTGTCAGCTGATTTGGAATCTGCAGACCTGCTGGGGGACCATAGAAGAGGTGAGACTTTTGGGGGGCATggaatgtgtttttgttttgttcctatAGGTACTTAAAGAAGGGCAGGCAGAtagatggaaggaaggagaaagcatAAGATTACATAtgacaaaaagaggaaaaacaaccaGTGTCTGGATACTGCATTCTGAATAGAGTAGGCTCTATtcagtttatatgtgtgtgtgtgtgtgtgtgtgtgtatatatatatatatatatatagtactctATTCagtgtatatctatatctatatatagatatgtcTGGTACTccatcctggtgtgtgtgtgggtgtgtatgtgtgtgtgtgtatagataaatatatatatatatatttatttataataaagtttGAAACAGACCTGTTTCTTGAACTGAGCAGCTGACCCACCTCAGGGCAATGCTCCGTCCTTCCTTGTGAACAGAAGTCAAGGAAGCCAGTAGGAGGAGCGTCTTTGACTGTGACCACCTCCCCTAAGCAAAAGGCCGGGTGTCGCAGCGTTTCCTCAGGGTTTCTTTCTCAGTAGTAAGCGGCCTGTCCTTTCAGTCTCCCCGCCTCTGATGGCTCCTCCGTGCATCTGGACCTTTGCCAAGATGAAGGAATTCAAGAGCAAGCTGGGAAAGGAGAAGAACAGCCGTCTGGTGGTGAAGCGGGGGGAGGTGGTGACCATCCGGGTGCCAACCCACCCAGAGGGGAAGCGTGTCTGCTGGGAGTTTGCGACCGACGACTATGACATTGGCTTTGGAGTTTACTTTGACTGGACCCCGGTAACCAGCACCGACATAACGGTGCAAGTCAGTGATTCCAGTGAGGACGAGGACGAAGACGAGGAAGAAGACGAGGAGCTCGAAGGTACATTGAAATTGAACATAATTTGCAGTCTCCTTTCCAGGTTCAACCTAATTTCTAGCGCCCACCAGGTGATCACTTCCTGCCTTGTACCAGTCCTCCTGTTTCTGTGAATGCAGGCAGAGAATCCCTTTCAGCTTTGCAAGCCAAGTTGAGTGATGTAGGCTGAAGTCAGACCCTCAGAGAACGTTCTGGTGGTGTAGCAGTGATGCCTTAGAGGAAGGCTTCTGTTCTTTTTAATCGGTACCTAGCTGTGTTGCCCGCCTCAGGATCTCCTGGGGACAGGGATGGGTTGGGGGCAGGGAAAGGGGTGTTGTAGAGGCATTGTTTTTCAGATCACATATGTAAACCTGAGATTATTTTATACTTCTCTCTTAGGgatatttatatatctttctcTGTGGGATATTTACATTTCTTCTTGGTCTGGAACCAAGCTGAGTGATTGCAGCTTGCCAAACATACCCATTCTCTCCTCCTTCCAGACCGTCACAGCTGGCTGACTACTGTTTACTTCTTCCTTTGTGCCCagagcagttttaaaaatagtctcTGTCCTATGTTCCAGTCCTTACTCGCGATGGCCCTAAGGCtgccctttttttg from Dama dama isolate Ldn47 chromosome 12, ASM3311817v1, whole genome shotgun sequence harbors:
- the TMED8 gene encoding protein TMED8 isoform X1, which produces MSDPRAAEGPGIWSPAARRGPAHGLGDGPGVEGSQAAASENEDLENTKVTSLAASASDPELHSSPYRSQMVSPVTEDATEDKRKAAGAEEAQASVEQELLSADQTQILSKMAKYHGPQRSGDIVMIQSEHTGAVDILSADLESADLLGDHRRVSPPLMAPPCIWTFAKMKEFKSKLGKEKNSRLVVKRGEVVTIRVPTHPEGKRVCWEFATDDYDIGFGVYFDWTPVTSTDITVQVSDSSEDEDEDEEEDEELEDPVPAGDVERGSRSSLRGRYGEVMPVYRRDSHRDVQAGSHDYPGEGIYLLKFDNSYSLLRNKTLYFHVYYTS
- the TMED8 gene encoding protein TMED8 isoform X2, yielding MVSPVTEDATEDKRKAAGAEEAQASVEQELLSADQTQILSKMAKYHGPQRSGDIVMIQSEHTGAVDILSADLESADLLGDHRRVSPPLMAPPCIWTFAKMKEFKSKLGKEKNSRLVVKRGEVVTIRVPTHPEGKRVCWEFATDDYDIGFGVYFDWTPVTSTDITVQVSDSSEDEDEDEEEDEELEDPVPAGDVERGSRSSLRGRYGEVMPVYRRDSHRDVQAGSHDYPGEGIYLLKFDNSYSLLRNKTLYFHVYYTS